In Pogoniulus pusillus isolate bPogPus1 chromosome 1, bPogPus1.pri, whole genome shotgun sequence, one DNA window encodes the following:
- the ERG28 gene encoding ergosterol biosynthetic protein 28 homolog isoform X1, with protein MSRFLNVLRSWLVMVSVIAAGNTLQSFRDHSFLSEKLYTASPGLVNGLQARTFGVWTLLSSVIRCLCAIDIRNRTYVEKHWRNPLPLLPDALHLLFGPYSLSLRGLHLPHCSLDNWSYGTPHGSKFLHLGNVDWAAVSGGRSTVTKQEEKLKPRPFVGQHCLILLPDIHEISAELLQNTSLTDVSVLDSFNHSSLPSVDSCPSNISTDRCQRPSPRGVCVKACGGEQFGGWRRGGTVLGMPSALIPDVLVRRCRRATQDPLNTLDQKESMCCPWHYSVTCMCVFFRGHF; from the exons ATGAGCCGATTCCTGAACGTGCTGCGCAGCTGGCTGGTGATGGTGTCAGTCATCGCCGCCGGGAacactctgcagagcttccgTGACCACAGCTTCCTCTCGGAAAAGCTGTACACCGCCAGCCCCGGGCTCG TGAACGGGCTTCAGGCGCGGACCTTCGGTGTCTGGACCCTGCTGTCATCAGTGATCCGCTGTCTCTGCGCCATCGACATCCGCAACAGGACGTATGTAGAGAAGCACTGGAGAAAtcctttg CCTCTATTACCTGACGCTCTTCACCTTCTTTTTGGCCCTTATTCACTTTCTCTCCGAGGTCTTCATTTACCACACTGCAGCCTTGACAATTGGAGTTATGGCACCCCTCATGGTAGCAA GTTTCTCCATCTTGGGAATGTTGATTGGGCTGCAGTATCTGGAGGTAGAAGCACTGTcacaaaacaagaagaaaaactgAAACCAAGGCCCTTTGTAGGTCAGCATTGTCTGATTTTACTACCAGACATCCATGAAATCTCAGCTGAACTTCTCCAGAACACCAGTCTCACTGATGTATCAGTGTTGGACTCTTTCAATCATTCTTCATTACCAAGTGTTGATTCTTGTCCAAGCAATATTTCAACAGACCGATGTCAAAGACCAAGTCCCAGAGGAGTCTGTGTCAAAGCTTGTGGAGGAGAGCAGTTTggtggctggaggagaggaggcactGTCCTGGGCATGCCCAGTGCATTGATTCCCGATGTACTTGTCAGGAGATGCCGTAGAGCTACCCAGGATCCACTGAACACTTTGGACCAGAAAGAGAGCATGTGCTGCCCCTGGCACTACTCTGTAACTTGCATGTGTGTGTTCTTCAGGGGCCATTTCTAA
- the ERG28 gene encoding ergosterol biosynthetic protein 28 homolog isoform X2 codes for MSRFLNVLRSWLVMVSVIAAGNTLQSFRDHSFLSEKLYTASPGLVNGLQARTFGVWTLLSSVIRCLCAIDIRNRTLYYLTLFTFFLALIHFLSEVFIYHTAALTIGVMAPLMVASFSILGMLIGLQYLEVEALSQNKKKN; via the exons ATGAGCCGATTCCTGAACGTGCTGCGCAGCTGGCTGGTGATGGTGTCAGTCATCGCCGCCGGGAacactctgcagagcttccgTGACCACAGCTTCCTCTCGGAAAAGCTGTACACCGCCAGCCCCGGGCTCG TGAACGGGCTTCAGGCGCGGACCTTCGGTGTCTGGACCCTGCTGTCATCAGTGATCCGCTGTCTCTGCGCCATCGACATCCGCAACAGGAC CCTCTATTACCTGACGCTCTTCACCTTCTTTTTGGCCCTTATTCACTTTCTCTCCGAGGTCTTCATTTACCACACTGCAGCCTTGACAATTGGAGTTATGGCACCCCTCATGGTAGCAA GTTTCTCCATCTTGGGAATGTTGATTGGGCTGCAGTATCTGGAGGTAGAAGCACTGTcacaaaacaagaagaaaaactgA